The proteins below come from a single Petrotoga sp. 9PW.55.5.1 genomic window:
- the sufC gene encoding Fe-S cluster assembly ATPase SufC, whose product MSALLEVKDLYAKVADEDLEILKGVNLTINKGEVHAIMGPNGSGKSTLSHVIMGNPRYQVTSGDILFEGQSILGLSTDERAKLGLFLSFQTPEEVEGIKMRQFLVSSFRNVHKDDQVTLMELNRTITRLSKELDLNNDFLDRYINTGFSGGEKKKSEILQMGFLKPKLSILDEIDSGLDIDALRIVSENINKIKTDEMGILLITHYQRILNYVIPDYVHIYINGQIVKTGTEELAKEIEENGYSILEQEMGITISEE is encoded by the coding sequence ATGTCAGCTCTTTTAGAAGTAAAAGATTTATATGCAAAAGTTGCAGATGAAGATTTAGAAATATTAAAAGGTGTAAATTTAACTATAAACAAAGGTGAAGTACATGCAATAATGGGGCCAAATGGATCTGGTAAGTCAACGCTTTCGCATGTAATAATGGGAAATCCTAGGTATCAAGTAACTTCAGGAGATATATTGTTTGAAGGGCAGTCTATACTTGGTCTTTCTACAGATGAAAGGGCAAAGTTAGGTTTGTTCTTGTCTTTTCAAACCCCCGAAGAAGTTGAAGGTATAAAAATGAGACAGTTTTTAGTTAGTTCATTTAGAAACGTTCATAAAGATGACCAGGTAACCTTAATGGAATTGAATAGGACGATCACAAGGTTATCAAAGGAATTGGACTTGAATAATGATTTTCTTGATAGATACATAAATACAGGTTTTTCTGGTGGAGAAAAGAAAAAGAGCGAAATTCTTCAAATGGGCTTCCTTAAACCTAAGTTGAGTATCTTAGATGAAATAGATTCTGGACTTGATATAGATGCTCTGAGAATAGTCTCTGAGAATATAAACAAGATAAAGACAGACGAGATGGGAATCTTACTCATCACGCATTACCAGAGAATATTAAACTATGTTATACCTGATTATGTTCATATATATATAAATGGACAAATAGTTAAAACTGGAACCGAAGAGTTAGCCAAAGAGATAGAAGAAAATGGTTACTCTATTTTGGAACAAGAAATGGGTATAACTATCTCGGAGGAGTGA
- a CDS encoding dihydroorotate dehydrogenase codes for MSDTSVKIGEVTLKNPVIAASGTFGFAREYADYFSLSQLGGISTKGLTLKERSGNNGIRVHETVGGIMNSIGLQNPGVDKFIEEELSFLSSQDTTIIANVGGSTVEEYILAVEKLNDTDIDIVELNISCPNVKEGGISFGTKSDIAYNVVKQVRKICKKPLMVKLSPSAEDIKDMAVKCVEAGADSLSLVNTFPALAIDIKKRKPIFDNITAGLSGPCIKPIALRMVYEVSKVVDVPVVGIGGISNYKDAIEFIIAGATAIQVGTANFVNPKACIEIIEGIEQYMKEEKINALKEMRGII; via the coding sequence GTGAGTGATACGAGTGTAAAAATAGGGGAAGTTACTCTAAAGAACCCCGTTATAGCTGCTTCTGGAACTTTTGGATTTGCAAGAGAATACGCTGATTACTTTTCTTTATCACAGTTAGGTGGGATCTCTACAAAAGGGCTTACCTTAAAAGAAAGGTCAGGAAATAATGGAATAAGGGTACATGAAACAGTTGGTGGGATTATGAACAGTATAGGATTGCAAAATCCAGGAGTAGATAAATTCATTGAAGAAGAACTCTCTTTTTTGAGTTCACAAGATACAACAATAATAGCGAACGTTGGTGGAAGTACTGTTGAGGAGTATATTTTAGCCGTTGAGAAATTAAACGATACAGATATAGATATAGTTGAACTGAATATCTCTTGTCCAAACGTTAAAGAAGGCGGTATTTCTTTTGGAACAAAGTCAGATATAGCCTACAACGTAGTAAAACAAGTAAGAAAAATTTGCAAAAAACCTCTAATGGTTAAACTTTCTCCCAGCGCTGAAGATATAAAAGATATGGCGGTAAAATGTGTAGAAGCAGGTGCTGATTCATTATCATTGGTAAATACATTTCCCGCTTTAGCTATAGATATTAAAAAAAGAAAGCCAATTTTTGATAATATAACCGCTGGATTATCTGGACCTTGTATAAAACCCATAGCTTTGAGAATGGTATATGAAGTAAGTAAAGTTGTTGATGTCCCCGTTGTTGGAATAGGCGGAATTTCAAATTACAAAGATGCAATTGAATTCATAATAGCAGGTGCAACGGCGATTCAAGTTGGAACAGCTAACTTTGTCAATCCTAAGGCTTGTATCGAAATTATTGAAGGGATAGAACAGTATATGAAAGAAGAAAAGATTAATGCACTAAAAGAGATGAGGGGTATTATTTGA
- a CDS encoding dihydroorotate dehydrogenase electron transfer subunit: MKEGYKEVEIVSNNQIARDIFEMKVATNFDNTSIIPGQFYMLRNWEYDPLLSRPFSVCEVEKDTLTFLYKVVGRGTEILSKIKPTDKLNILGPLGNGFNLNIRGKVAVVSGGIGIAPLVYLVKRLKTNIDFYAGFQNEVYYLDKIKGYVENVYISTEDGSIGEKGFITDILEIERYDTIFTCGPTVMMKKIVEMGNHKTDIFVSMENIMACGMGSCLGCSIKTTNGMKRVCKEGPVFDGKEVIFSE; encoded by the coding sequence GTGAAAGAAGGGTATAAGGAAGTAGAGATTGTTTCAAATAACCAAATTGCTAGAGATATCTTTGAAATGAAGGTAGCAACTAATTTTGATAATACTTCTATTATTCCAGGACAGTTTTATATGCTTAGAAATTGGGAGTATGACCCTTTATTATCAAGACCTTTCAGCGTGTGCGAAGTTGAAAAAGATACACTTACTTTTTTGTATAAAGTTGTTGGACGTGGAACAGAAATTCTTTCAAAAATAAAACCTACAGATAAGTTAAATATATTAGGCCCTTTGGGGAATGGCTTTAATTTAAATATAAGGGGAAAAGTGGCGGTTGTTTCTGGAGGCATCGGGATTGCGCCTTTAGTATACTTGGTTAAAAGACTGAAAACAAATATAGATTTTTATGCAGGCTTTCAGAATGAAGTTTATTATCTTGATAAGATAAAAGGCTATGTAGAAAATGTATACATAAGTACGGAAGATGGATCAATAGGTGAAAAAGGTTTCATAACAGATATATTAGAAATAGAAAGATACGATACAATTTTTACATGTGGACCAACTGTCATGATGAAAAAGATTGTTGAGATGGGTAACCATAAAACTGATATATTCGTTTCTATGGAAAATATTATGGCTTGTGGTATGGGGAGTTGCTTGGGTTGTAGTATAAAAACAACAAACGGAATGAAAAGGGTTTGCAAAGAAGGGCCTGTTTTTGATGGTAAGGAGGTAATTTTCAGTGAGTGA